One region of Pseudoalteromonas piscicida genomic DNA includes:
- a CDS encoding glycosyltransferase family 2 protein, whose amino-acid sequence MNLISLLEHLTMQIVVWVQSYLPLLVLFIPMYLAYELPLFILITFGICKWLKLKSTYESTSSHYLPNVSCIITCYGEGEAVKQTIISLMEQTYPGKIEIIAVIDGAVQNNHTYEAAKYCKKAFYRPNRNLVLLPKWQRGGRVSTLNAGLSFATGEIIVNVDADTSFDNDMLSHLVRLFENPDVPAVGGALRVRNVDKSMWTKMQAIEYLVSMQGGKTGLAQCNLINNISGAFGAFRRDFLKQVGGWDTHTAEDLDLTVRIKQYFRRYPNMEVPYATASIAHTDAPSTIGDLIKQRLRWDGDLLFLYFRKHWPAFTPKLLGWKNFIFTLLYGYIQNVILPFVILIHSVAMLFLFPWQFALALFIVIYGLYLFTISYFYFLVLVSISERPRQDLKLALWLPLYPIYAFFMRTVCCFALLNELVRRSHEETSMAPWWVLKRGEKF is encoded by the coding sequence ATGAACCTGATTTCATTATTAGAGCATCTCACAATGCAAATTGTTGTTTGGGTGCAAAGTTACTTACCGTTGTTGGTTTTATTTATTCCTATGTACTTAGCCTACGAGCTCCCGCTTTTTATCCTCATTACCTTTGGGATTTGTAAATGGTTAAAATTAAAAAGCACATATGAATCCACTTCGAGTCACTATTTACCCAATGTAAGCTGCATTATTACTTGTTACGGCGAGGGGGAGGCCGTTAAACAAACCATTATTTCATTAATGGAGCAAACCTATCCTGGGAAAATTGAGATTATTGCAGTAATTGACGGTGCTGTACAAAACAATCATACCTATGAAGCTGCCAAGTATTGTAAGAAAGCCTTTTATCGACCAAATCGTAACCTTGTTCTCTTACCTAAATGGCAAAGGGGAGGGCGAGTATCAACACTGAATGCTGGTTTGTCTTTTGCCACAGGTGAAATTATCGTCAATGTTGATGCTGATACTTCATTTGATAATGATATGTTATCCCACTTGGTACGTTTATTTGAAAATCCAGATGTGCCAGCTGTGGGTGGGGCGCTGCGAGTCCGGAATGTAGATAAGTCCATGTGGACAAAAATGCAGGCGATAGAGTATTTGGTTTCCATGCAAGGCGGAAAGACTGGATTAGCGCAATGTAACCTGATCAACAATATATCGGGTGCATTTGGGGCATTTAGACGTGACTTTTTGAAACAAGTCGGTGGCTGGGATACGCATACCGCGGAAGATCTAGATTTGACCGTACGGATTAAACAATATTTTCGGCGCTATCCAAATATGGAGGTGCCCTATGCAACGGCTTCAATCGCACATACTGATGCACCAAGCACAATAGGGGATTTGATAAAACAACGCTTACGCTGGGATGGCGATTTACTATTTCTCTATTTCAGAAAACATTGGCCGGCCTTTACACCCAAGTTACTTGGCTGGAAAAATTTTATTTTTACGCTTCTTTATGGCTACATACAAAATGTTATTCTGCCATTCGTGATTCTAATTCACTCAGTCGCAATGCTGTTCCTATTCCCATGGCAATTTGCTTTAGCGCTATTCATTGTAATCTATGGCCTATATTTGTTCACCATCAGCTATTTCTACTTTTTGGTTTTAGTCAGTATTTCCGAGAGGCCCAGGCAAGACTTAAAACTAGCCTTGTGGCTACCTCTATATCCAATATACGCATTCTTTATGAGAACAGTATGTTGTTTTGCTTTATTGAACGAACTAGTTCGACGCTCTCACGAAGAGACAAGTATGGCACCATGGTGGGTGCTTAAGCGCGGTGAGAAGTTTTAA
- a CDS encoding HlyD family secretion protein, with translation MKLKFKGSTKVEHPTQEHGIKIPYTGPKRVSYQFRWYLLLVIAFSPVCILAWFYLVPQFKVEAVGIVTSEPLVISAPSSGTVEKVEVVLGELVKQDQKLLELYNFELSGQYQEVNRQLLSLTQQKTPFTDDILSQLETRKAVAKHGVERQQDLLDKYKEYQKRGVVPVSNLASAVAALNAAELNLEQTKVDILREKERQDMERLYGLKGQRYQQLTIEFARLSALNQSLTVNTPFEGKVNDIFVQEGQYVTVNEPLFSVVTEKTVKVHGYLAPKYLEYSKIGQKAVVKLPNGKRFNAVISEYTELTSKIPLQLSGPFEGQKAALKLILKVSLPAEYQIEGLPITILFERKAVSSIADLWPKE, from the coding sequence ATGAAACTTAAATTTAAAGGGTCGACTAAAGTTGAACACCCCACCCAAGAGCACGGTATTAAGATCCCTTATACAGGGCCAAAAAGAGTGTCTTATCAATTTAGATGGTATTTATTACTGGTTATTGCATTTAGCCCTGTGTGTATTCTTGCCTGGTTTTACCTTGTCCCTCAGTTCAAAGTTGAAGCTGTAGGTATAGTTACCAGCGAGCCTTTGGTGATCAGTGCCCCTAGCAGTGGCACAGTCGAGAAGGTAGAAGTGGTGTTGGGAGAATTAGTAAAACAAGATCAGAAGCTACTAGAGCTATATAATTTTGAATTATCTGGTCAATATCAAGAAGTGAATCGACAGCTGCTTTCATTAACTCAACAGAAAACGCCATTTACTGATGATATTCTAAGTCAACTAGAAACGAGAAAGGCTGTCGCAAAACATGGCGTGGAACGACAGCAAGATTTACTGGATAAATATAAAGAGTATCAAAAGCGTGGGGTTGTACCTGTATCTAACTTGGCTAGTGCTGTAGCAGCTCTAAATGCGGCTGAGCTTAATTTGGAGCAGACTAAGGTTGATATTTTACGAGAGAAAGAGCGGCAAGACATGGAAAGACTTTACGGCTTAAAAGGCCAGCGCTATCAACAGTTAACAATTGAATTTGCACGTTTGTCGGCACTAAACCAAAGTTTAACTGTTAATACACCGTTTGAAGGTAAGGTGAATGATATATTTGTCCAAGAAGGTCAGTATGTCACGGTTAATGAACCATTGTTCTCCGTCGTGACTGAAAAAACAGTAAAAGTACACGGGTATCTTGCACCTAAGTATTTAGAATATTCAAAAATCGGCCAAAAAGCCGTAGTAAAATTACCGAATGGAAAAAGATTTAATGCGGTAATTAGTGAATACACTGAACTAACGAGCAAGATCCCACTGCAGTTATCAGGGCCTTTTGAAGGCCAAAAGGCAGCATTAAAACTGATATTAAAAGTAAGTTTACCCGCAGAATATCAAATAGAAGGATTACCCATTACGATACTATTTGAAAGAAAGGCTGTAAGTAGCATTGCGGATCTATGGCCAAAGGAGTGA
- a CDS encoding response regulator transcription factor, translated as MDYKKFLPSENLSSFINCFWTLEITADKDAAKQRIVPDGCIELAFILGDDIKRYISEHDYILQPRAMVLGQTVSPFYVQPTGYVHTFAASFFPYAFSHFISKPMKNLKNKETSIYELFKPDEAAKLESGIIQARNTSQRIEILEAFLLHKLSDPQTIEHIVKTTVDIIFAQNGDISVNAITKSNPNKRRQLERKFLDLVGISPKHLSKLVRLQSALTLIINREDNLTNIAYKSNYYDQSHFIRDFKELTGVSPRDFLDDSSMALSLLFYK; from the coding sequence ATGGATTACAAAAAATTTTTACCTAGTGAAAATTTATCCTCATTTATCAATTGCTTTTGGACGCTGGAAATTACCGCAGATAAAGATGCCGCAAAGCAACGCATTGTTCCCGACGGCTGCATTGAGCTGGCCTTTATATTGGGCGACGATATTAAGCGCTATATATCAGAACATGACTATATACTGCAACCGCGCGCAATGGTACTTGGACAAACTGTTTCGCCTTTTTATGTTCAACCAACTGGTTACGTTCACACCTTTGCAGCCAGCTTCTTTCCTTATGCCTTTTCCCACTTTATTTCGAAACCGATGAAAAACTTAAAAAATAAGGAAACATCGATTTACGAACTGTTTAAGCCCGATGAGGCAGCAAAGCTTGAAAGCGGTATCATCCAAGCGCGAAACACAAGTCAAAGGATTGAGATTTTAGAGGCCTTTCTCCTTCACAAGCTCAGCGATCCGCAGACAATTGAGCACATTGTAAAAACAACGGTAGATATTATCTTTGCACAAAATGGCGATATATCGGTTAATGCAATCACCAAATCAAATCCCAATAAAAGACGCCAACTAGAGCGGAAGTTTTTAGATCTCGTCGGTATTAGTCCAAAGCATTTAAGTAAACTTGTACGCTTGCAAAGCGCTTTAACACTCATCATAAATCGTGAAGACAACCTCACCAACATCGCGTACAAAAGCAACTATTATGACCAATCTCACTTTATTAGAGACTTTAAAGAACTCACAGGCGTGAGCCCGCGAGATTTTCTCGATGATAGCAGCATGGCGCTTTCACTGCTGTTTTACAAATAA